The Eriocheir sinensis breed Jianghai 21 chromosome 4, ASM2467909v1, whole genome shotgun sequence genome has a segment encoding these proteins:
- the LOC126981675 gene encoding phosphorylase b kinase gamma catalytic chain, skeletal muscle/heart isoform-like isoform X3, with amino-acid sequence MAVDDDVDVLPDRDAAKGFYAKYEPKEVLGRGGCSVVRRCIEKETGQQYAAKIIDLSDSSDEGVYEATKREIEVLRMVAGHPFIIELHDVFESMTFIFLVFELCEHGELFDHLTTVVTLSEKKTKVIMRQLFEALAHVHGKGIVHRDLKPENILLDDNYNIKLTDFGFAKVLQPGETLTDVCGTPGYLAPEVLHFAMFEGSEGYTHAVDLWACGVIMYTLLVGCPPFWHRKQMVMIRNIMEGKYSFNSPEWEDITDSPKDLISKLLVVDPSRRITVQQALTHDFFQIMQYKGRPFNARKMFQFGALCVRAVIRIQRLRYTPEPVSLAVTRVDPYRVKALRKVIDNYAFRVYGHWVKKGEGQDRAALFQNSPKIDYPRSPLNSPLILTRA; translated from the exons ATGGCAGTCGACGATGACGTGGATGTGCTGCCCGATCGGGACGCAGCCAAAGGGTTCTACGCCAAGTACGAGCCCAAGGAGGTGCTGGGACGGGGCGGCTGCTCAGTGGTGCGTCGCTGCATCG AGAAGGAGACGGGCCAGCAGTATGCCGCCAAAATCATTGATCTGAGTGACTCCTCGGATGAAGGTGTGTACGAGGCCACCAAGAGGGAAATTGAGGTCCTGCGGATGGTGGCTGGTCATCCCTTCATCA ttGAGCTTCATGACGTCTTTGAGTCGATGACCTTCATCTTCCTGGTGTTTGAGCTCTGTGAACATGGAGAGCTGTTTGACCACCTCACCACCGTCGTCACCCTCTCGGAGAAGAAGACCAA GGTCATCATGAGGCAGCTGTTCGAGGCGCTGGCCCACGTGCACGGCAAAGGCATCGTGCACCGCGACCTCAAGCCCGAGAACATCCTCCTCGACGACAACTACAACATCAAGCTGACCGACTTTGGCTTCGCTAAGGTTCTGCAGCCCGGCGAGACCCTGACAG ATGTTTGCGGCACCCCGGGCTACCTGGCGCCGGAGGTCCTTCACTTTGCTATGTTCGAGGGCAGCGAAGGGTACACACACGCTGTCGACCT GTGGGCGTGCGGCGTCATCATGTACACCCT GCTGGTGGGCTGTCCGCCATTCTGGCACCGTAAGCAGATGGTGATGATCCGCAACATCATGGAGGGCAAGTACTCCTTCAACTCCCCTGAGTGGGAGGACATCACAG ACAGCCCCAAGGACCTCATCTCCAAGCTGCTGGTGGTGGACCCCTCGCGCCGCATCACTGTCCAGCAGGCGCTCACCCACGACTTTTTCCAGATCATG CAATACAAAGGTCGGCCCTTCAACGCACGCAAGATGTTCCAGTTTGGCGCGCTGTGCGTGCGGGCTGTCATCAGGATCCAGCGGCTGCGCTACACCCCCGAGCCGGTGTCCCTGGCGGTGACACGCGTCGATCCATACCGCGTCAAGGCCCTGCGCAAG GTGATTGACAACTATGCCTTCCGTGTGTATGGCCAttgggtgaagaagggagagggccAGGACCGTGCCGCCCTCTTCCAGAACTCCCCCAAGATTGACTACCCTCGCAGCCCCCTCAATAGTCCCCTCATATTGACCCGGGCATAG
- the LOC126981675 gene encoding phosphorylase b kinase gamma catalytic chain, skeletal muscle/heart isoform-like isoform X1: MAVDDDVDVLPDRDAAKGFYAKYEPKEVLGRGGCSVVRRCIEKETGQQYAAKIIDLSDSSDEGVYEATKREIEVLRMVAGHPFIIELHDVFESMTFIFLVFELCEHGELFDHLTTVVTLSEKKTKVIMRQLFEALAHVHGKGIVHRDLKPENILLDDNYNIKLTDFGFAKVLQPGETLTELCGTPGYLAPELLRCNMIEGAPGYAHQVDLWACGVIMYTLLVGCPPFWHRKQMVMIRNIMEGKYSFNSPEWEDITDSPKDLISKLLVVDPSRRITVQQALTHDFFQIMPCRSRNLVVTVDKKQYKGRPFNARKMFQFGALCVRAVIRIQRLRYTPEPVSLAVTRVDPYRVKALRKVIDNYAFRVYGHWVKKGEGQDRAALFQNSPKIDYPRSPLNSPLILTRA, from the exons ATGGCAGTCGACGATGACGTGGATGTGCTGCCCGATCGGGACGCAGCCAAAGGGTTCTACGCCAAGTACGAGCCCAAGGAGGTGCTGGGACGGGGCGGCTGCTCAGTGGTGCGTCGCTGCATCG AGAAGGAGACGGGCCAGCAGTATGCCGCCAAAATCATTGATCTGAGTGACTCCTCGGATGAAGGTGTGTACGAGGCCACCAAGAGGGAAATTGAGGTCCTGCGGATGGTGGCTGGTCATCCCTTCATCA ttGAGCTTCATGACGTCTTTGAGTCGATGACCTTCATCTTCCTGGTGTTTGAGCTCTGTGAACATGGAGAGCTGTTTGACCACCTCACCACCGTCGTCACCCTCTCGGAGAAGAAGACCAA GGTCATCATGAGGCAGCTGTTCGAGGCGCTGGCCCACGTGCACGGCAAAGGCATCGTGCACCGCGACCTCAAGCCCGAGAACATCCTCCTCGACGACAACTACAACATCAAGCTGACCGACTTTGGCTTCGCTAAGGTTCTGCAGCCCGGCGAGACCCTGACAG AGCTGTGTGGCACCCCGGGCTACCTGGCTCCTGAATTGCTGCGCTGCAACATGATAGAGGGGGCGCCTGGGTATGCCCACCAGGTGGACCT GTGGGCGTGCGGCGTCATCATGTACACCCT GCTGGTGGGCTGTCCGCCATTCTGGCACCGTAAGCAGATGGTGATGATCCGCAACATCATGGAGGGCAAGTACTCCTTCAACTCCCCTGAGTGGGAGGACATCACAG ACAGCCCCAAGGACCTCATCTCCAAGCTGCTGGTGGTGGACCCCTCGCGCCGCATCACTGTCCAGCAGGCGCTCACCCACGACTTTTTCCAGATCATG CCTTGCCGGAGTCGGAACCTTGTGGTCACCGTCGATAAGAAG CAATACAAAGGTCGGCCCTTCAACGCACGCAAGATGTTCCAGTTTGGCGCGCTGTGCGTGCGGGCTGTCATCAGGATCCAGCGGCTGCGCTACACCCCCGAGCCGGTGTCCCTGGCGGTGACACGCGTCGATCCATACCGCGTCAAGGCCCTGCGCAAG GTGATTGACAACTATGCCTTCCGTGTGTATGGCCAttgggtgaagaagggagagggccAGGACCGTGCCGCCCTCTTCCAGAACTCCCCCAAGATTGACTACCCTCGCAGCCCCCTCAATAGTCCCCTCATATTGACCCGGGCATAG
- the LOC126981675 gene encoding phosphorylase b kinase gamma catalytic chain, skeletal muscle/heart isoform-like isoform X2 gives MAVDDDVDVLPDRDAAKGFYAKYEPKEVLGRGGCSVVRRCIEKETGQQYAAKIIDLSDSSDEGVYEATKREIEVLRMVAGHPFIIELHDVFESMTFIFLVFELCEHGELFDHLTTVVTLSEKKTKVIMRQLFEALAHVHGKGIVHRDLKPENILLDDNYNIKLTDFGFAKVLQPGETLTDVCGTPGYLAPEVLHFAMFEGSEGYTHAVDLWACGVIMYTLLVGCPPFWHRKQMVMIRNIMEGKYSFNSPEWEDITDSPKDLISKLLVVDPSRRITVQQALTHDFFQIMPCRSRNLVVTVDKKQYKGRPFNARKMFQFGALCVRAVIRIQRLRYTPEPVSLAVTRVDPYRVKALRKVIDNYAFRVYGHWVKKGEGQDRAALFQNSPKIDYPRSPLNSPLILTRA, from the exons ATGGCAGTCGACGATGACGTGGATGTGCTGCCCGATCGGGACGCAGCCAAAGGGTTCTACGCCAAGTACGAGCCCAAGGAGGTGCTGGGACGGGGCGGCTGCTCAGTGGTGCGTCGCTGCATCG AGAAGGAGACGGGCCAGCAGTATGCCGCCAAAATCATTGATCTGAGTGACTCCTCGGATGAAGGTGTGTACGAGGCCACCAAGAGGGAAATTGAGGTCCTGCGGATGGTGGCTGGTCATCCCTTCATCA ttGAGCTTCATGACGTCTTTGAGTCGATGACCTTCATCTTCCTGGTGTTTGAGCTCTGTGAACATGGAGAGCTGTTTGACCACCTCACCACCGTCGTCACCCTCTCGGAGAAGAAGACCAA GGTCATCATGAGGCAGCTGTTCGAGGCGCTGGCCCACGTGCACGGCAAAGGCATCGTGCACCGCGACCTCAAGCCCGAGAACATCCTCCTCGACGACAACTACAACATCAAGCTGACCGACTTTGGCTTCGCTAAGGTTCTGCAGCCCGGCGAGACCCTGACAG ATGTTTGCGGCACCCCGGGCTACCTGGCGCCGGAGGTCCTTCACTTTGCTATGTTCGAGGGCAGCGAAGGGTACACACACGCTGTCGACCT GTGGGCGTGCGGCGTCATCATGTACACCCT GCTGGTGGGCTGTCCGCCATTCTGGCACCGTAAGCAGATGGTGATGATCCGCAACATCATGGAGGGCAAGTACTCCTTCAACTCCCCTGAGTGGGAGGACATCACAG ACAGCCCCAAGGACCTCATCTCCAAGCTGCTGGTGGTGGACCCCTCGCGCCGCATCACTGTCCAGCAGGCGCTCACCCACGACTTTTTCCAGATCATG CCTTGCCGGAGTCGGAACCTTGTGGTCACCGTCGATAAGAAG CAATACAAAGGTCGGCCCTTCAACGCACGCAAGATGTTCCAGTTTGGCGCGCTGTGCGTGCGGGCTGTCATCAGGATCCAGCGGCTGCGCTACACCCCCGAGCCGGTGTCCCTGGCGGTGACACGCGTCGATCCATACCGCGTCAAGGCCCTGCGCAAG GTGATTGACAACTATGCCTTCCGTGTGTATGGCCAttgggtgaagaagggagagggccAGGACCGTGCCGCCCTCTTCCAGAACTCCCCCAAGATTGACTACCCTCGCAGCCCCCTCAATAGTCCCCTCATATTGACCCGGGCATAG